The Mercenaria mercenaria strain notata chromosome 8, MADL_Memer_1, whole genome shotgun sequence genome has a segment encoding these proteins:
- the LOC128558898 gene encoding uncharacterized protein LOC128558898: MVTLKSCMLLLTAMLSVYGQPSQKNAMSNYVERGAVLSRAQIPCHESLSEDEAGISLCSSSEDEAGISLCSSSEDEAGISLCSSSEDEAGISLCSSSEDEGGISLDSSSEELTLEMIDPYSAHKEVDFETVNAKLPPLRNINSYIFSEVSSGNKMKSKATSLLSIKSALKDRCVCGEKCLEKVNFKTVRELRNSFWFHSKTMRMQLLKYYISHSKKKGIFRFIHVEQFTLCSKAFCSVFWVNKNTLSRAIQMNSKNVATVPGKNPRDMSEKTLLLINWLEDYGTYHGDRMPDTVDILLPYKTVKTDLYWK, from the exons ATGGTGACGCTGAAATCGTGTATGCTGCTCCTAACTGCTATGCTG TCAGTCTATGGACAGCCTAGTCAAAAGAATGCTATGTCAAATTATGTAGAGAGGGGAGCTGTCTTGTCAAGAGCACAGATTCCCTGCCATGAATCCCTTTCAGAAGATGAGGCTGGAATATCATTGTGTTCATCCTCAGAAGATGAGGCTGGAATATCATTGTGTTCATCCTCAGAAGATGAGGCTGGAATATCATTGTGTTCATCCTCTGAAGATGAGGCTGGAATATCATTGTGTTCATCCTCTGAAGACGAAGGAGGTATATCCCTGGACTCTTCCTCAGAAGAACTTACACTTGAAATGATTGACCCTTATAGTGCACATAAAGAGGTCGATTTTGAAACTGTGAATGCAAAGCTTCCACCACTCAGAAACATCAACAGCTATATATTTT CTGAAGTAAGCAGTGGGAATAAGATGAAGTCAAAAGCAACAAGCCTTTTAAGTATCAAAAGTGCGTTGAAAGACAGATGTGTATGTGGtgaaaaatgtttagaaaaagtGAACTTCAAAACTGTGAGAGAACTTAGAAATTCTTTTTGGTTTCATTCGAAGACAATGCGAATGCAGCTGCTTAAATATTACATTTCTCATTCGAAGAAGAAAGGTATATTTCGatttatacatgtagaacaaTTTACATTGTGTTCCAAGGCTTTCTGCTCAGTATTCTGGGTAAACAAAAACACGCTTTCACGTGCAATACAAATGAACAGCAAAAATGTTGCAACAGTTCCGGGAAAAAATCCTAGAGATATGTCAGAAAAAACATTGTTACTTATTAACTGGCTGGAGGATTATGGAACCTACCATGGAGACAGAATGCCAGATACGGTAGATATTCTCCTTCCATACAAAACTGTGAAAACGGATTTATACTGGAAGTAG